The Streptomyces camelliae genome window below encodes:
- a CDS encoding aldehyde dehydrogenase, with amino-acid sequence MLDITHEEWLRRAKALDLVGAHHIDGVDEGGGEATFAAVSPRDGQVLTQVADGGAEEVDVAVAAARRAFDSGPWPRLAPADRGRILLRIADLLEEHREELALTVSLEMGKPITDAYEIELRAVISTFRWYGQLADKLTDESPHTAPDALALVTREPTGVVGAVVPWNFPLTLAGWKVAPALAAGCTVVLKPSENSPLSALLLGRLATEAGLPPGVLNVVNGKGPVAGRALGLHPDVDVLAFTGSTAVGRHFLHYAADSNLKRVWLELGGKSPNIIFPDAPDLEKAAATAAWGIFFNQGEMCTAPSRLLVHSSIAGQVTDAIVARARELIVGDPLDPATEMGAMAGGRHLDRVLGHIETGLEEGARLRVGGGRTLAETGGSFLRPTVFDHVRPGMRLAREEIFGPVLSVLTFDDLDEAVRVANDTEYGLAAGLWTSDLSTAHQVARTLRAGTVWVNCYEEGDLTVPFGGMKQSGNGRDKSAHAIEKYTELKTTWIQL; translated from the coding sequence ATGCTGGACATCACCCACGAGGAATGGCTGCGCCGAGCCAAGGCACTGGACCTGGTCGGCGCGCATCACATCGACGGCGTCGACGAGGGCGGGGGAGAGGCGACCTTCGCCGCCGTCTCGCCCCGCGACGGCCAGGTGCTGACCCAGGTTGCCGACGGAGGCGCGGAGGAAGTGGACGTGGCCGTGGCCGCCGCCCGCCGGGCCTTCGACTCCGGCCCCTGGCCCCGCCTCGCACCGGCCGACCGCGGCCGGATCCTGCTGCGCATCGCCGACCTGCTCGAAGAGCACCGCGAGGAACTGGCGTTGACCGTCAGCCTGGAGATGGGCAAGCCGATCACGGACGCGTACGAGATCGAACTGCGCGCCGTCATCAGCACGTTCCGCTGGTACGGGCAGCTGGCCGACAAACTCACCGACGAGTCGCCCCACACCGCCCCCGATGCCCTGGCGCTGGTCACCCGGGAGCCGACCGGTGTCGTGGGCGCGGTAGTGCCGTGGAACTTCCCCCTGACGCTGGCCGGTTGGAAGGTGGCCCCGGCACTGGCGGCGGGCTGCACCGTCGTACTGAAGCCGTCGGAGAACTCCCCGCTCTCCGCCCTGCTGCTCGGCCGGCTCGCCACCGAGGCCGGCCTGCCGCCGGGTGTGCTGAACGTGGTCAACGGCAAGGGCCCCGTCGCCGGGCGAGCCCTCGGTCTCCACCCCGATGTCGACGTCCTGGCCTTCACCGGCTCGACCGCCGTGGGCCGTCACTTCCTGCACTACGCGGCCGACTCCAACCTCAAGCGGGTCTGGCTCGAACTCGGCGGCAAGTCCCCCAACATCATCTTCCCGGATGCGCCCGACCTGGAGAAGGCCGCCGCCACCGCCGCCTGGGGCATCTTCTTCAACCAGGGCGAGATGTGCACCGCCCCCTCCCGGCTGCTGGTGCACTCCTCGATCGCCGGCCAGGTCACCGACGCGATCGTGGCGCGGGCCCGGGAACTCATCGTCGGGGATCCGCTCGACCCGGCAACCGAGATGGGTGCGATGGCCGGTGGGAGGCACCTCGATCGGGTCCTCGGCCACATCGAGACCGGCCTTGAGGAAGGCGCCCGCCTGCGCGTCGGCGGCGGCCGCACCCTGGCCGAGACCGGCGGCAGTTTCCTGCGCCCCACCGTCTTCGACCACGTGCGCCCCGGCATGCGGCTGGCCCGCGAGGAGATCTTCGGCCCCGTCCTGTCAGTGCTGACGTTCGACGATCTGGACGAGGCGGTCCGGGTGGCCAACGACACGGAGTACGGCCTCGCCGCGGGCCTGTGGACCTCCGACCTGTCCACCGCCCACCAGGTCGCCCGCACGCTCAGGGCCGGAACCGTCTGGGTCAACTGCTACGAGGAGGGCGACCTGACCGTCCCCTTCGGCGGCATGAAGCAGTCCGGCAACGGCCGAGACAAGTCCGCCCACGCCATCGAGAAGTACACCGAACTGAAGACCACCTGGATCCAGCTGTGA
- a CDS encoding gamma-glutamyl-gamma-aminobutyrate hydrolase family protein, whose amino-acid sequence MSRTPVRPLIAVPARFSATTSALRYAAEVNARALIEAVWRAGGEPASIHPASGDVAGRLARFDGVLLPGGGDLAPHRYGATDTHESVYDVDDLQDDFDIEVARQAIGSGLPLLAVCRGLQVVNVALGGTLEQDMGGPEREHRHVVHPVAIQPGTLLEQATGAQKVEASCYHHQRVHRAGVGLAVTARAADGTVEGLELPGVHGWFTAVQWHPEDTAHEDPAQQGLFDALVRAAHHGR is encoded by the coding sequence GTGAGCCGTACCCCAGTCCGCCCCCTGATCGCCGTCCCCGCCCGCTTCTCCGCCACCACCTCCGCGCTGCGCTACGCCGCCGAGGTCAACGCCCGCGCGCTGATCGAGGCGGTGTGGCGGGCGGGCGGCGAGCCGGCGAGCATCCACCCCGCCTCCGGAGACGTGGCCGGGCGTCTCGCCCGCTTCGACGGCGTCCTGCTCCCCGGCGGCGGAGACCTCGCCCCGCACCGCTACGGCGCAACCGACACTCACGAGAGCGTCTACGACGTCGACGACCTCCAGGACGACTTCGACATCGAGGTCGCCCGCCAGGCCATCGGCTCGGGCCTGCCGCTGCTGGCGGTCTGCCGAGGACTCCAGGTCGTCAACGTCGCCCTCGGCGGCACCCTGGAGCAGGACATGGGTGGCCCGGAACGCGAGCACCGGCATGTCGTCCACCCTGTGGCGATCCAGCCCGGCACCTTGCTGGAGCAGGCCACCGGCGCGCAGAAGGTCGAGGCGTCCTGCTACCACCACCAGCGCGTCCACCGTGCCGGCGTGGGACTCGCGGTCACCGCGCGCGCGGCCGACGGCACCGTGGAGGGGCTCGAACTCCCCGGAGTCCACGGATGGTTCACCGCTGTCCAGTGGCACCCGGAGGACACCGCCCACGAGGACCCCGCCCAGCAGGGGCTGTTCGACGCCCTCGTCCGAGCCGCCCACCACGGACGCTGA
- a CDS encoding bifunctional methylenetetrahydrofolate dehydrogenase/methenyltetrahydrofolate cyclohydrolase encodes MTTATLLDGKAAAAEIKAELAARVQALKTRGVTPGLGTILVGDDPASHSYVGGKHRDCAQVGIASIRVELPATASQADVEAAVLRLNADPACAGFIVQLPLPAHIDTHAVLELIDPTKDADGLHPTNLGRLVLGIPGPLPCTPRGIIDLLRRNQVAITGRQFCVIGCGITVGRPLGLMLTRSTEYATVTLCHEATQDTAAHARVADVVVAAAGVAHLVGPDWIKPGATVLSVGITRTVEGILGDVHPDVDQVAGSLAPPVGGVGPMTRAMLLTNIVEAAERGRP; translated from the coding sequence ATGACCACCGCGACGCTGCTCGACGGCAAGGCCGCGGCAGCCGAGATCAAGGCCGAACTCGCCGCCCGGGTCCAGGCGTTGAAGACACGGGGCGTCACCCCGGGCCTGGGGACCATCCTGGTCGGCGACGACCCGGCCAGCCACTCCTACGTCGGCGGCAAGCACCGCGACTGTGCCCAGGTCGGCATCGCGTCGATCCGGGTGGAGCTGCCCGCCACCGCCTCCCAGGCCGACGTCGAGGCCGCCGTGCTCCGGCTCAACGCGGACCCGGCCTGCGCCGGTTTCATCGTCCAGCTGCCGCTGCCGGCCCACATCGACACCCACGCCGTGCTGGAGCTCATCGATCCCACCAAGGACGCCGACGGGCTGCACCCGACGAACCTCGGGCGCCTCGTGCTCGGCATTCCCGGGCCGCTGCCCTGCACGCCCCGCGGCATCATCGACCTGCTCCGCCGCAACCAGGTGGCCATCACCGGCAGACAGTTCTGCGTGATCGGCTGCGGCATCACGGTGGGCCGTCCGCTGGGCCTGATGCTGACCCGAAGCACCGAATACGCAACAGTCACCCTGTGCCACGAGGCCACCCAGGACACCGCGGCCCACGCCCGGGTCGCCGACGTGGTCGTGGCCGCGGCAGGCGTGGCCCACCTCGTCGGGCCCGACTGGATCAAGCCGGGCGCCACGGTCCTGTCCGTGGGCATCACCCGGACCGTGGAGGGCATCCTCGGGGACGTCCACCCGGACGTCGACCAGGTCGCCGGCTCCCTGGCCCCACCGGTGGGCGGAGTGGGGCCGATGACCCGGGCCATGCTGCTGACCAACATCGTCGAAGCCGCCGAGCGCGGCCGGCCCTGA
- the purU gene encoding formyltetrahydrofolate deformylase, which produces MQRYILTVSCPDQPGIVHALSGGITEAKGNILESAQFSDPGTGTFTIRVLLETPQADVESLRDELSLRLARFDPVLSLRPEQQRRRVLLMVSKFDHCLVDLLYRWHLGELPVDIPLIVSNHPDLAPVAQRYGIPFIHLPVTRDTKPEAEAELVRLVAEHRVDFVVLARYMQVLSDDLCRKLSGRVINIHHSFLPGFKGAKPYHQAHDRGVKLIGATAHFVTADLDEGPIIEQDVVRVGHRHTAPELVAIGRDVERVVLARAVRLHAEDRVVLTGSRTVVFS; this is translated from the coding sequence ATGCAGCGCTACATCCTGACCGTCAGCTGCCCCGACCAGCCGGGCATCGTGCACGCCCTGTCCGGTGGCATCACCGAGGCCAAGGGCAACATTCTGGAGAGCGCCCAGTTCTCCGATCCCGGCACCGGCACGTTCACCATCCGGGTGCTCCTGGAGACACCGCAGGCCGACGTCGAGAGCCTGCGGGACGAGCTCTCCCTGCGCCTGGCGCGCTTCGACCCCGTGCTGTCCCTGCGGCCGGAGCAGCAGCGGCGCCGGGTCCTGCTGATGGTGTCGAAGTTCGACCACTGCCTGGTCGACCTCCTCTACCGCTGGCACTTGGGCGAACTGCCCGTCGACATCCCGCTCATCGTTTCCAACCACCCCGACCTGGCGCCCGTCGCGCAGCGCTACGGCATCCCGTTCATCCACCTCCCTGTCACCCGCGACACCAAGCCGGAGGCGGAGGCCGAGCTGGTGCGGCTGGTCGCCGAGCACCGGGTCGACTTCGTGGTCCTCGCCCGCTACATGCAGGTTCTCTCCGACGACCTGTGCCGCAAGCTGTCGGGGCGGGTCATCAACATCCACCACTCGTTCCTGCCGGGCTTCAAGGGCGCCAAGCCGTACCACCAGGCCCACGACCGGGGCGTCAAACTCATCGGCGCCACCGCCCACTTCGTCACCGCCGACCTGGACGAGGGCCCGATCATCGAGCAGGACGTCGTGCGCGTCGGACACCGGCACACCGCGCCGGAGCTGGTCGCCATCGGCCGGGACGTCGAACGGGTCGTCCTGGCGCGGGCGGTGCGCCTGCACGCCGAGGACCGGGTCGTGCTGACCGGCTCCCGCACCGTCGTGTTCTCCTGA
- a CDS encoding aminomethyltransferase family protein, whose translation MALPEGLRSTPFSPRYDDRVEEWMDVYGHAVPLFITDPAEEYEAFRTAAGALDYSMLYKWHVEGEDAVATVDAVFSRSVHGLGAGRIAYGVVVDTDGFMIDDVTVAVLAPGHVVVTGGNPATQQSLTAHAPDGTTVTERRDEFAVLTLQGPRSREVLQRLTHVDVSNSAFPYYTFVRDVLVAGIGAQVSRIGFTAELGYEIQVPRERALDLWDAVLEAGADLGVKAAGALALLTCRTEAGMIMGELEYDHTVTPFECRMGWAIDFDKGPFQGRDALLAKKGTAPGRVVSVVVDAAPEAAEGARLELDGRDVGYVTMAVPSPVLDAATLGLARVHRDAVKPGTALTAVAADGSKADATVKPTPVYDPERTRVRA comes from the coding sequence ATGGCCCTGCCCGAAGGACTGCGCAGCACCCCGTTCTCCCCGCGGTACGACGACCGCGTCGAGGAGTGGATGGACGTCTACGGCCATGCCGTGCCCCTGTTCATCACGGACCCGGCCGAGGAGTACGAGGCATTCCGCACCGCCGCCGGTGCGCTGGACTACTCGATGCTCTACAAGTGGCACGTCGAGGGCGAGGACGCCGTCGCCACCGTCGACGCCGTCTTCTCGCGGAGCGTCCACGGGCTCGGCGCCGGTCGTATCGCCTACGGCGTGGTCGTCGACACGGACGGCTTCATGATCGACGACGTGACTGTGGCCGTCCTCGCGCCCGGCCATGTGGTCGTCACCGGCGGCAACCCCGCCACCCAGCAATCGCTGACCGCGCACGCCCCCGACGGCACCACGGTCACCGAGCGTCGCGACGAGTTCGCCGTGCTGACCTTGCAGGGACCGCGCAGCCGCGAGGTTCTCCAGCGGCTCACGCACGTCGACGTCTCCAACTCCGCCTTCCCCTATTACACGTTCGTCCGGGACGTCCTGGTCGCGGGTATCGGTGCGCAGGTCAGCCGGATCGGGTTCACCGCCGAACTCGGTTACGAGATCCAGGTGCCGCGCGAGCGTGCGCTGGACCTGTGGGACGCGGTCCTCGAAGCGGGGGCTGACCTCGGGGTGAAGGCCGCCGGCGCGCTCGCCCTGCTGACGTGCCGCACCGAGGCCGGAATGATCATGGGTGAGCTGGAGTACGACCACACCGTCACCCCGTTCGAGTGCCGGATGGGCTGGGCGATCGACTTCGACAAGGGCCCCTTCCAGGGCCGCGACGCGCTGCTCGCCAAGAAGGGCACCGCGCCGGGGCGTGTGGTCAGCGTCGTCGTGGACGCCGCACCCGAGGCGGCCGAGGGCGCGCGGCTGGAGCTGGACGGACGGGACGTCGGCTACGTGACGATGGCCGTGCCCTCACCCGTACTCGACGCCGCCACCCTGGGGCTCGCCCGTGTGCACCGCGACGCGGTGAAGCCGGGGACCGCGCTGACCGCGGTCGCCGCCGACGGTTCCAAGGCCGACGCCACGGTGAAGCCCACCCCCGTGTACGACCCCGAGCGCACCCGCGTACGGGCCTGA
- a CDS encoding TetR/AcrR family transcriptional regulator: MTEAVVDEGTGGQDNRPGYGQGREALMAAAIKVVARGGLRKLTYRSVAAEAGVTHGLVVHHFGSRDALLEEALGWAVRRSIETSSLVPTSGRLEDFAATLAAFIAADPDLQAFQYELKLEASRRPELQRHVDALYDAYRDAVREALACFDVSRELAEIVFAALDGLVFHQVTSGDPRHTEEGVEALRRLLAAHRPQTPSAPSGGTLN, translated from the coding sequence ATGACCGAGGCGGTGGTCGATGAGGGGACCGGCGGCCAGGACAATCGGCCGGGATACGGTCAGGGACGGGAAGCTTTGATGGCCGCGGCCATCAAGGTCGTCGCGCGAGGGGGCCTGCGGAAGCTGACGTACCGGTCCGTGGCTGCCGAGGCCGGTGTGACCCACGGCCTCGTGGTCCACCACTTCGGATCACGTGACGCCTTGCTCGAAGAGGCTTTGGGCTGGGCTGTGCGGCGCAGCATCGAGACGTCGTCGCTGGTGCCCACCAGTGGCCGGCTGGAGGACTTCGCCGCGACGCTGGCCGCGTTCATCGCCGCCGATCCGGATCTGCAGGCCTTCCAGTACGAACTGAAACTGGAGGCGAGCCGCAGGCCCGAACTGCAGCGGCATGTCGACGCCCTCTACGACGCCTACCGCGATGCCGTCCGAGAGGCACTGGCCTGCTTCGACGTGTCCCGGGAACTGGCAGAGATCGTCTTCGCGGCCCTGGACGGCCTGGTCTTCCACCAGGTCACCTCGGGTGATCCGCGGCACACCGAAGAGGGTGTCGAAGCGCTGCGTCGGCTCCTTGCGGCGCACCGCCCACAGACGCCGTCGGCGCCGTCCGGCGGTACATTGAACTGA
- a CDS encoding SpoIIE family protein phosphatase encodes MTGLTRSHEAGPEQPEQGRSRPGQGIGPGSLTAGRATAVLDERMRFIGWSPEAEALFGHRPDEVLGRSADAILTDTVTGAGLLPTADSPGTYDIRSVRRGDGRPVPVALAVNPLAHGASGAAWLVVAMSVELLRQRAIDRAMLAGLYRQSPIQLVVYDTDARVRWINTAIEKQFGVTLEEAAGRFVRDILPEGVLLTEDGRAVKDVERPILQVVRTGEPVIDVRYRSPTRLDPHHQHVWSLSYFLLRDDVGRAVGVCEAGLDITDRYVARQRLALLSRASGSIGRTLDIRRTAQDLAELVVPEFADAVTVDIVEAVLGGQEPQHFATHPTLCQVAHRTHHAAAKDTAYGALDTVRLRCLAENAPATDTATHALALPLKARGATLGAVAFARSRHADPFDHEEIQLAEELVSRTAVCLDNARRYTREHATALTLQRDLLPRTLPQQPGVEVAHRYLPAAGPAGVGGDWYDVIPLSGARVGLVVGDVAGHGTSAAATMGRVRTTVAALAALDLAPDELLARLDDLVARTGAPPSGPAEAEDQALGVTCLYAIYDPVSRHCVMARAGHLPPVLLTPDGHAELVDLPAGPPLGLGGLPFECADIELPEGAMLALYTDGLVENRHTDIDAGVRALCTALAGPEDGQLDKTCDRVITRLLPQAPEDDAALLLLRVHALAENLVVTWDVASDAGEVARARSLACNQLAAWGVDEAASFVVELVVSELVTNAIRYGGAPVCLRLIRERGLIVEVSDGGHTSPHLRRAAMEDEGGRGLFLVAQLTQRWGTRYTPTGKTIWTEVPLVPAQMPGTFAGEQFDL; translated from the coding sequence ATGACAGGTCTCACCCGCTCGCACGAAGCGGGGCCGGAACAACCGGAACAGGGACGGTCCCGACCCGGCCAAGGCATCGGCCCCGGCTCGCTGACGGCTGGGCGTGCGACCGCCGTGCTGGACGAGCGGATGCGGTTCATCGGCTGGAGCCCCGAGGCAGAGGCACTGTTCGGACACCGGCCGGACGAGGTCCTGGGCCGCTCCGCCGACGCGATCCTGACCGACACCGTGACGGGCGCCGGACTCCTCCCGACCGCCGACAGCCCCGGCACATACGACATCCGGTCGGTGCGCCGTGGCGACGGCCGACCGGTGCCCGTGGCCTTGGCCGTCAACCCGCTCGCACACGGCGCAAGCGGCGCTGCCTGGCTGGTGGTGGCGATGAGCGTGGAGTTGCTGCGGCAGCGCGCCATAGACCGAGCCATGCTCGCCGGGCTCTACCGCCAGTCACCGATCCAGTTGGTCGTCTACGACACCGACGCCCGCGTCCGGTGGATCAACACGGCCATCGAGAAGCAGTTCGGTGTGACGCTGGAGGAAGCCGCTGGGCGGTTCGTGCGCGACATTCTGCCGGAGGGGGTGCTGTTGACCGAAGACGGTCGGGCGGTGAAGGACGTCGAGAGGCCCATCCTCCAGGTCGTGCGCACCGGTGAGCCGGTGATCGACGTCCGCTACCGCAGCCCGACCCGCCTCGACCCCCACCACCAGCACGTCTGGTCCCTCTCCTACTTCCTGCTGCGGGACGACGTCGGCCGTGCGGTCGGCGTCTGTGAGGCCGGCCTCGATATCACCGACCGCTATGTGGCGCGCCAGCGTCTCGCCTTGCTCAGCCGGGCCAGCGGCAGTATCGGAAGGACCCTGGACATCCGGCGCACGGCCCAAGATCTGGCGGAACTCGTGGTCCCCGAGTTCGCCGACGCCGTCACCGTGGACATCGTCGAAGCCGTCCTGGGTGGGCAGGAACCACAACACTTCGCCACCCACCCCACCCTGTGCCAGGTGGCTCACCGCACCCATCACGCCGCGGCCAAGGACACCGCGTACGGCGCACTGGACACCGTCCGCCTGCGGTGCCTGGCCGAGAACGCGCCGGCCACCGACACGGCCACCCATGCGCTCGCCCTTCCCCTCAAGGCCCGAGGCGCCACCCTGGGCGCGGTGGCCTTCGCACGCTCCCGACACGCCGACCCCTTCGACCACGAGGAGATCCAGCTCGCGGAAGAGCTCGTCTCCCGCACCGCGGTCTGCCTGGACAACGCCCGCCGCTACACCCGAGAACACGCGACCGCGCTCACGCTCCAGCGTGATCTACTCCCGCGCACCCTGCCCCAGCAACCGGGTGTGGAGGTCGCTCACCGCTATCTGCCCGCGGCCGGGCCCGCCGGCGTCGGAGGGGACTGGTACGACGTCATCCCCCTCTCCGGGGCACGCGTCGGGCTGGTGGTGGGCGACGTCGCCGGACACGGTACGAGCGCGGCCGCCACCATGGGCCGGGTGCGCACGACCGTCGCGGCGCTCGCCGCACTCGACCTCGCACCGGACGAACTGCTCGCCCGGCTCGACGACCTCGTGGCGCGCACCGGCGCCCCGCCTTCCGGGCCCGCCGAGGCCGAGGACCAGGCACTGGGAGTCACCTGCCTGTACGCGATCTATGATCCGGTCTCCCGGCACTGCGTCATGGCGCGGGCGGGCCACCTGCCGCCCGTGCTCCTTACCCCCGACGGACACGCCGAACTTGTGGACCTTCCCGCCGGACCGCCTCTCGGCCTTGGCGGCCTGCCGTTCGAATGCGCCGACATCGAGCTGCCGGAAGGCGCCATGCTCGCTCTCTACACCGACGGACTCGTCGAAAACCGTCACACGGACATCGACGCCGGAGTCCGCGCTCTCTGCACCGCACTCGCCGGGCCCGAGGACGGCCAACTGGACAAGACATGCGACAGGGTCATCACCAGACTCCTGCCCCAGGCCCCCGAGGACGACGCCGCACTGCTCCTGCTCCGCGTCCACGCCCTGGCTGAGAATCTGGTGGTGACATGGGACGTGGCCTCCGACGCCGGAGAAGTGGCAAGAGCGCGATCGCTGGCCTGCAACCAGCTGGCCGCGTGGGGAGTCGACGAAGCCGCGTCGTTCGTTGTCGAGCTCGTCGTCAGCGAGCTGGTCACCAACGCGATCCGCTACGGCGGCGCGCCGGTGTGTCTACGACTCATCCGGGAACGTGGCCTCATTGTCGAGGTCTCCGACGGCGGCCACACCTCGCCCCACCTGCGGCGGGCCGCGATGGAGGACGAGGGCGGCCGAGGTCTGTTCCTGGTCGCGCAACTCACGCAGCGGTGGGGAACCCGATACACGCCAACGGGCAAGACCATCTGGACCGAGGTGCCGCTGGTTCCAGCCCAGATGCCAGGGACCTTCGCAGGCGAGCAATTCGACCTGTAG
- a CDS encoding MarR family winged helix-turn-helix transcriptional regulator has protein sequence MPGHRSIAEAEKLAAARLGGIPVRHDQMAVVANIYRAASAVRQHLENSVLRGVDLTWTAFVVLWVIWIWGESETRHVAEEAGISKGTLTGVARTLERRGLVQRADHPTDGRLVLLSLTDEGEELMQRLFPAFNEEESFVTGRLSDADCRTVADGLRRVVLQVEENGEERRQDLLGGAAPAPRRSGRRKA, from the coding sequence GTGCCCGGCCATCGATCCATCGCCGAAGCCGAGAAACTGGCAGCGGCCAGGCTCGGCGGTATCCCCGTCCGGCATGACCAGATGGCAGTTGTCGCCAACATCTATCGCGCCGCCTCGGCGGTGCGCCAGCACCTGGAGAACTCCGTGCTGCGCGGCGTCGACCTGACCTGGACCGCCTTCGTGGTGCTCTGGGTCATCTGGATCTGGGGCGAGTCGGAGACGCGGCACGTGGCCGAAGAAGCCGGAATTTCCAAGGGCACGCTCACGGGGGTTGCCCGGACGTTGGAAAGACGAGGGCTTGTGCAGCGAGCAGACCATCCCACCGACGGGAGGCTGGTGCTCCTGAGCCTGACCGACGAAGGGGAGGAGTTGATGCAGCGCCTCTTTCCGGCGTTCAACGAGGAGGAATCCTTCGTCACCGGGCGGCTCAGCGACGCGGACTGCCGTACCGTCGCCGACGGACTGCGCCGGGTGGTGCTGCAGGTGGAGGAGAACGGCGAGGAGCGCCGCCAGGATCTGTTGGGCGGTGCTGCCCCCGCGCCACGCCGCAGCGGCCGCCGTAAGGCCTGA
- a CDS encoding tautomerase family protein → MPVITVDWWQGNDRERRADLVSELAATASRVTGCPIDDVTVIVRDCEPGHASGLRDGRSRTACPGANGFGEMGLGQGSPC, encoded by the coding sequence GTGCCTGTGATCACCGTTGATTGGTGGCAGGGGAACGACCGGGAACGCCGGGCGGACCTCGTGTCCGAGCTGGCCGCCACCGCCTCCCGGGTGACCGGGTGTCCGATCGACGACGTGACCGTCATCGTGCGGGACTGCGAGCCCGGCCATGCCTCCGGGCTGCGCGACGGCCGCTCCAGAACCGCGTGCCCCGGTGCGAACGGCTTCGGTGAGATGGGCCTGGGGCAGGGCAGTCCCTGCTGA